One stretch of Oryzias melastigma strain HK-1 unplaced genomic scaffold, ASM292280v2 sc00305, whole genome shotgun sequence DNA includes these proteins:
- the LOC112139784 gene encoding girdin (The sequence of the model RefSeq protein was modified relative to this genomic sequence to represent the inferred CDS: added 49 bases not found in genome assembly), producing the protein MFFRRFGDSGVEESFLAQNLSKLEKRVQQNSSLTSQLQTLAAELEGKKNLRGTCAELSQAKKSATKLTKKLEKDLQRINKKIQEQKPLEERCRKQQLEIDQLTETNTNLLATLQELQMKVWDPQELSSELMRVKVTAESVSQENQDLEKEVQKVQATIVALEPLQQQLKDDTDHLQTLQEKNIILQNQLKDLHRHREEEAAMRQRSAAILAQTKSLEEDNSILDSQILQLTLQCEEAKTWVQQYHETTTNLQGLKQTNTELMEKREHLKMEQEQLLQLEKEYLQAKSKTLQLEQQNQNVQKEIKDIQGKRNSALELKQKCKEEADLFQFLQKQNTTLKEELLDLQKKCEKDAEMKLQYSSLQADRKAVEGEFKALKQQIRVLSQQCEDFRPMTEKFNETTEYIGQLQERNKSLLEEVENLQVMK; encoded by the coding sequence atgttcttccgTCGTTTTGGAGATTCTGGGGTTGAGGAGAGCTTCCTCGCTCAGAATCTCTCCAAACTTGAGAAGAGAGTCCAGCAAAATTCCTCGCTGACCAGCCAGTTGCAAACCCTCGCCGCTGAGCTGGAAGGCAAGAAAAACCTGAGAGGAACCTGCGCTGAACTCTCCCAGGCAAAGAAATCAGCCACTAAACTGACCAAGAAGCTGGAAAAAGACCTGCAACgcatcaacaaaaaaatccaggagcAAAAACCCCTGGAGGAGCGTTGTAGGAAACAGCAGCTAGAGATCGACCAGCTGACTGAGACTAACACCAACCTCCTGGCAACTCTTCAGGAACTCCAGATGAAGGTTTGGGATCCTCAAGAGTTGTCCAGCGAGTTGATGAGAGTCAAGGTCACGGCCGAATCTGTCAGCCAGGAGAACCAAGATCTAGAGAAAGAGGTTCAGAAGGTCCAAGCCACCATCGTGGCCCTGGaacctctgcagcagcagctgaaagacGACACTGATCACCTCCAGACACTGCAGGAGAAAAACATCATTCTCCAGAACCAGCTGAAAGACCTCCACAGACATCGTGAGGAGGAGGCAGCAATGAGACAACGTTCTGCCGCCATCCTCGCCCAAACCAAGTCTCTGGAGGAGGACAACTCCATTCTTGACTCTCAGATCCTACAGCTCACTTTGCAGTGTGAGGAGGCTAAAACATGGGTTCAGCAGTACCACGAGACAACCACCAACCTCCAAGGACTGAAACAAACCAACACTGAACTCATGGAGAAACGGGAACACCTGAAAATGGAGCAGGAACAACTCCTCCAACTAGAAAAAGAATATCTCCAGGCCAAATCAAAGACTCTTCAGTTGgaacaacaaaaccaaaatgtcCAGAAAGAAATCAAAGACATCCAGGGAAAACGGAATTCTGCACTTGAGctgaagcaaaaatgtaaagaagaagCAGATTTGTTCCAGTTCTTGCAGAAACAAAACACCACCCTGAAAGAAGAGCTCCTTGACCTGCAGAAGAAGTGTGAGAAAGACGCTGAGATGAAGCTTCAGTATTCCTCTCTGCAAGCTGATAGAAAGGCTGTGGAGGGGGAATTCAAAGCACTGAAGCAACAGATCCGCGTTCTTTCTCAGCAATGTGAGGACTTCAGGCCCATGACTGAGAAATTTAATGAGACCACAGAGTACATCGGCCAACTCCAAGA